The sequence TCGCCCGCGCCGTCATCGGAGGGGGCGGGGCCCGCGACGCGTGCGGCGGGGAAGATGCGGAGCAGCACGCCCCCGAGTTCGTACAGCAGCATGAGCGGGATCCACATGAGGATCATGGAGAGCGGGTCGCCGGGCATGAGGACGGCGGCGAGCACGGCGCAGATGAGCACCGCGTGCCGGCGGTACTTGGCGATGAAGGCCTGGTCGATGAGCCCGACCCAGCCCAGGAGCAGCACGATGACGGGGGCCTGGAACGCCGCGGCGAAGGCCAGGGTGAGGGTGAGCAGCAGCGAGACGTACTCGCTGACGCGGTACTGCTGCACGATGCCGGACTGGCGGTGCATGGAGACGGCCCGGATCTCGCGCTCCTCGGGGGTGCCCACGCAGATGCGCAGTTCCATGAGCGTGCGGTTGAACCACAGCGCGCCGGGGGCGGGGTCGGTGGGGTCGGCCTCGAGCAGCGGGACGGAGGGGACGACGACGTCCGCGCCGACGGCGGCGG is a genomic window of Planctomycetota bacterium containing:
- a CDS encoding twin-arginine translocase subunit TatC, translated to MPAQKANQSHMPLGDHLEELRRRLIWALAGLLPIAMVALGFGSYLLAFLVEPAKSALRDAGQPDMLIGTGPLETFATYMKVSLIAAVIVGSPWIIYQLWRFVAPGLHRHEKRFVYFLLPLSALLTATGLVFLFRIILPVMLGWLVGFGATIGAATASSAAVGADVVVPSVPLLEADPTDPAPGALWFNRTLMELRICVGTPEEREIRAVSMHRQSGIVQQYRVSEYVSLLLTLTLAFAAAFQAPVIVLLLGWVGLIDQAFIAKYRRHAVLICAVLAAVLMPGDPLSMILMWIPLMLLYELGGVLLRIFPAARVAGPAPSDDGAGEG